In Populus nigra chromosome 1, ddPopNigr1.1, whole genome shotgun sequence, one genomic interval encodes:
- the LOC133680866 gene encoding 3-ketoacyl-CoA thiolase 2, peroxisomal-like, whose product MEKAINRQRVLLDHLRPSSSSHNFESTLSASACLAGDSAAYQRTSAYGDDVVIVAAYRTPQCKSKRGGFKDTHADDLLAPVLKALIEKTNLDPREVGDIVVGSVLAPGSQRASECRMAAFYAGFPETVPIRTVNRQCSSGLQAVADVAASIKAGFYEIGIGAGLESMTINQMSWDGDVNPKLKNFQKAQDCLLPMGITSENVAHRFGVTRQEQDQAAVDSHRKAAAATASGRFKDEIIPVATKIVDPKTGDEKPIVVSVDDGIRPETSVAGLGKLKTVFKKDGTTTAGNSSQISDGAGAVLLMKRSVAVQKGLPILGVFRTFAAVGVDPAIMGVGPAVAIPAAVKAAGLELEDIDLFEINEAFASQFVYCRKKLELDPQKINVNGGAMAIGHPLGATGARCVATLLHEMKRRGRDCRFGVVSMCIGTGMGAAAVFERGDGCDELCNGGRKVESNNLLSRDSR is encoded by the exons atggaGAAAGCAATCAACAGGCAACGTGTTCTTCTTGATCACCTCcgtccttcttcttcttctcacaATTTTGAATCCACTCTTTCT GCATCCGCTTGTTTGGCTGGAGATAGCGCTGCGTATCAAAGGACTTCGGCGTATGGAGATGATGTTGTGATTGTTGC AGCATATCGAACTCCGCAATGCAAATCAAAGCGTGGTGGTTTCAAGGATACTCACGCTGATGATTTACTAGCACCTGTGTTGAAG GCGTTGATAGAGAAAACTAATCTGGATCCAAGAGAAGTTGGGGATATTGTTGTGGGTTCGGTATTGGCTCCAGGATCTCAAAGAGCAAGTGAATGCAGGATGGCTGCATTCTATGCTGGTTTCCCTG AAACTGTGCCGATAAGGACTGTCAACAGGCAATGTTCGTCTGGGCTTCAGGCAGTTGCTGATGTGGCTGCTTCTATCAAAGCAGGGTTCTATGAAATTG GCATTGGAGCCGGGCTGGAATCCATGACAATTAATCAAATGTCATGGGATGGAGATGTGAATCCAAAG CTAAAGAATTTTCAAAAAGCCCAAGATTGCCTTCTACCCATGGGTATTACTTCAGAGAATGTTGCACATCGTTTTGGTGTGACAAGGCAGGAGCAGGATCAGGCAGCA GTTGATTCTCATAGGAaggctgctgctgctactgcttCTGGCAGATTCAAGGATGAAATCATCCCTGTCGCTACAAAG ATTGTCGACCCTAAAACTGGTGATGAGAAGCCCATCGTAGTGTCTGTTGATGATGGGATTCGCCCAGAGACATCAGTAGCAGGTCTGGGAAAATTAAAGACCGTGTTTAAGAAAGATGGGACCACCACTGCTG GAAATTCTAGCCAAATCAGTGATGGTGCTGGAGCTGTGTTGCTCATGAAAAGAAGTGTTGCTGTGCAAAAAGGACTGCCCATTCTTGGTGTATTCAG GACATTTGCTGCTGTTGGTGTGGATCCTGCCATCATGGGTGTAGGCCCAGCTGTTGCAATTCCAGCTGCAGTGAAGGCTGCTGGTTTAGAACTTGAGGATATTGATCTTTTTGAAATAAATGag GCATTTGCTTCCCAGTTTGTATATTGCCGCAAGAAGTTAGAGCTTGATCCACAGAAGATCAATGTCAACGGGGGTGCAATGGCCATTGGACATCCTCTGGGTGCAACAG GTGCTAGATGTGTGGCTACCTTACTGCATGAGATGAAGCGTCGTGGCAGGGACTGTCGCTTCGGGGTGGTGTCAATGTGCATAG GCACAGGAATGGGAGCTGCTGCTGTTTTTGAAAGGGGGGATGGCTGTGATGAGCTATGCAACGGCGGTCGGAAAGTCGAAAGCAACAATCTCTTATCCAGGGATTCACGATAG